GGGCGGACGTCATCTCTCTTCGGCTCCTAGCTCGTTGCGTTCGTCACGGGCGCGCCGCGTCAGCGGTTCGTTCATCGCGGGCCGCCCCGTCAGCTCGTGAAGTGGGCGTGACCGGCCGGCGACGCGAACAGCTCGCCGTCCACGGTGACCGTCCCGGCCGGGCGGTTTTCATTGCCCTCAGCAACCGTTCCGATGACGGTCCAGCCGTCCGGGACGTCGGCCGGCTCGAAGGTGCCGACCAGCGCGTGGTCCTCGCCCCCGGTCAGCACGAACGTCATCGCGTCGAGCCCGGTCGCGGCGGCGACCGCCTGCAGCGGCTCGGCGACGGCCAGCGCCGGGGTCCGGACGTCGATCACCACCTGGCTCGCCTCGGCGATGTGGCGCAGGTCGGCGATCAGCCCGTCGCTCACGTCGCACATCGACGACGCCCCGGCGATCGCGGCGCGCGGGCCGTCGGCGTACGGGGGTTGTGGACGGCGATGCGCGTCGACGACCGTACGCGGCGAGCGGAAGCCGCGCGTCAGTACGGCGTACCCGGCCTCGGCCCAGCCGAGCCGGCCCGCGAACGCGAGCTCGTCTCCGGGGCGGGCGCCGGACCGTAGTACGGGCCGACGCCCGTCGAGCGAACCGAACGCAGTCACCGACACGATGATCTTGTCGGACTGCACGGTGTCGCCGCCGACGATGCTCGCGCCGACCAGCTCGGCCTCGT
The Kribbella italica DNA segment above includes these coding regions:
- a CDS encoding thiamine-phosphate kinase; this translates as MTETLGTTGEFGLIAAVTRGLSRSEDVLVGPGDDAAVVAVPDGRVVITTDLLVEGRHFRQDWSSAYDVGRKAAAQNLADVVAMGARPTALVVGFGGPADLPTAWAVELNQGLADEAELVGASIVGGDTVQSDKIIVSVTAFGSLDGRRPVLRSGARPGDELAFAGRLGWAEAGYAVLTRGFRSPRTVVDAHRRPQPPYADGPRAAIAGASSMCDVSDGLIADLRHIAEASQVVIDVRTPALAVAEPLQAVAAATGLDAMTFVLTGGEDHALVGTFEPADVPDGWTVIGTVAEGNENRPAGTVTVDGELFASPAGHAHFTS